TGCATTCCGAACTGTCAGGCTAGAGTGCGGTAGAGGGTGGTGGAATTTCCTGTGTAGCGGTGAAATGCGTAGATATAGGAAGGAACATCAGTGGCGAAGGCGACCACCTGGACTGACACTGACGCTGAGGTGCGAAAGCGTGGGGAGCAAACAGGATTAGATACCCTGGTAGTCCACGCCGTAAACGATGTCGACTAGCCGTCGGGTCCCTTGCTGGACTTGGTGGCGAAGCTAACGCGATAAGTTGACCGCCTGGGGAGTACGGCCGCAAGGTTAAAACTCAAATGAATTGACGGGGGCCCGCACAAGCGGTGGAGCATGTGGTTTAATTCGAAGCAACGCGAAGAACCTTACCTGGCCTTGACATCCAGAGAATCCTGCAGAGATGCGGGAGTGCCTTCGGGAGCTCTGAGACAGGTGCTGCATGGCTGTCGTCAGCTCGTGTTGTGAAATGTTGGGTTAAGTCCCGTAACGAGCGCAACCCTTGCCCTTATTTGCCAGCACTTCGGGTGGGAACTCTAAGGGGACTGCCGGTGACAAACCGGAGGAAGGTGGGGATGACGTCAAGTCATCATGGCCCTTACGGCCAGGGCTACACACGTGCTACAATGGACCGTACAAAGGGTTGCGAGCTAGCGATAGTGAGCTAATCCCAAAAAACGGTTCGTAGTCCGGATTGGAGTCTGCAACTCGACTCCATGAAGTCGGAATCGCTAGTAATCGCAGATCAGCATGCTGCGGTGAATACGTTCCCGGGCCTTGTACACACCGCCCGTCACACCATGGGAGTGGATTGCACCAGAAGTAGCTAGTTTAACCTTCGGGAGGACGGTTACCACGGTGTGGTTCATGACTGGGGTGAAGTCGTAACAAGGTAACCGTAGGGGAACCTGCGGTTGGATCACCTCCTTAACCGAAGACGACGGAATAAGTGCTCACAACGAATTATCCGATAGCGTAGCGAAGCTACGCTATCTTGCTCTTTAACAATGTGGATCTAATTTGATAGACGATAAACGAAATCTCAAGCGTTTATCCGGCGCGTTACATGTCACTTACTGACGCAAGTTAGTAAGTCGAAATGTAAGTTACACCAGGTTGCTTAGCTTATATGGCCAAGTGACTAAGCGTGCACGGTGGATGCCTTGGCAGTCAGAGGCGATGAAGGACGTGGTAGCCTGCGAAAAGCTCCGGGGAGTCGGCAAACAGACTTTGATCCGGAGGTGTCCGAATGGGGAAACCCACCCCTTAGGGGGTATCTTATCCTGAATACATAGGGGTAAGAGGCGAACCGGGAGAACTGAAACATCTAAGTACCCCGAGGAAAAGAAATCAACCGAGATTCCCTAAGTAGTGGCGAGCGAACGGGGACCAGCCCTTAAGTCTGTAATGTGTTAGTGGAAGGCTCTGGAAAGTGCCGCCATAGTGGGTGATAGCCCCGTACACGAAAGTGCATTATAGATGAAATCGAGTAAGGCGGGACACGTGGTATCCTGTCTGAACATGGGGGGACCATCCTCCAAGGCTAAATACTCCTGACTGACCGATAGCGAACTAGTACCGTGAGGGAAAGGCGAAAAGAACCCCGGAGAGGGGAGTGAAATAGACCCTGAAACCGTGCACGTACAAGCAGTGGGAGCCCCTTCGTGGGGTGACTGCGTACCTTTTGTATAATGGGTCAGCGACTTACTATCAGTGGCAAGCTTAACCGAATAGGGGAGGCGTAGGGAAACCGAGTCTTAATAGGGCGTCAAGTCGCTGGTAGTAGACCCGAAACCGGGCGATCTATCCATGGGCAGGTTGAAGGTTAGGTAACACTGACTGGAGGACCGAACCGACTACCGTTGAAAAGTTAGCGGATGACCTGTGGATCGGAGTGAAAGGCTAATCAAGCTCGGAGATAGCTGGTTCTCCCCGAAAGCTATTTAGGTAGCGCCTCGGACGAATACCACTGGGGGTAGAGCACTGTTTCGGCTAGGGGGTCATCCCGACTTACCAACCCGATGCAAACTCCGAATACCAGTGAGTACTATCCGGGAGACACACGGCGGGTGCTAACGTCCGTCGTGAAGAGGGAAACAACCCAGACCGCCAGCTAAGGTCCCCAAGTCCTGGTTAAGTGGGAAACGATGTGGGAAGGCTCAGACAGCTAGGAGGTTGGCTTAGAAGCAGCCACCCTTTAAAGAAAGCGTAATAGCTCACTAGTCGAGTCGGCCTGCGCGGAAGATATAACGGGGCTCAAACCAGGCACCGAAGCTGCGGATTCCTCATTGAGGAGTGGTAGGGGAGCGTTCTGTAAGTCTGCGAAGGTGTGCTGTAAGGCATGCTGGAGATATCAGAAGTGCGAATGCTGACATAAGTAACGATAAAGGAGGTGAAAAGCCTCCTCGCCGGAAGATCAAGGGTTCCTGTCCAACGTTAATCGAGGCAGGGTGAGTCGGCTCCTAAGGCGAGGCCGAAAGGCGTAGTCGATGGGAAACAGGTTAATATTCCTGTACCGCTGTTTACTGCGATGGGGGGACGGAGAAGGCTAGGCCAGCACGGTGATGGTTATCCGTGTTTAAGGTTGTAGGCAGGACGTGTAGGCAAATCCGCACGGCCAATGCTGAGGACTGATGACGAGCTCGCATGAGCGAAGTGGTTGATGCCATGCTTCCAAGAAAAGCCTCTAAGCTTCAGGTAAACAGGACCGTACCCCAAACCGACACAGGTGATCAGGTAGAGAATACCAAGGCGCTTGAGAGAACTCGGGTGAAGGAACTAGGCAAAATGGCACCGTAACTTCGGGAGAAGGTGCGCTGCCGGTGGTGAAGGACTCGCTCCGTAAGCTGCTGGCAGTCGAAGATACCAGGCCGCTGCAACTGTTTATTAAAAACACAGCACTCTGCAAACACGAAAGTGGACGTATAGGGTGTGACGCCTGCCCGGTGCCGGAAGGTTAATTGATGGGGTTAGCGCAAGCGAAGCTCTTGATCGAAGCCCCGGTAAACGGCGGCCGTAACTATAACGGTCCTAAGGTAGCGAAATTCCTTGTCGGGTAAGTTCCGACCTGCACGAATGGCGTAATGATGGCGGCACTGTCTCCACCCGAGACTCAGTGAAATTGAACTCGCTGTGAAGATGCAGCGTATCCGCGGCTAGACGGAAAGACCCCGTGAACCTTTACTGTAGCTTCACACTGGACTTTGATGTTGTTTGTGTAGGATAGGTGGGAGGCTTAGAAGCAGAGACGCCAGTTTCTGTGGAGCCAACCTTGAAATACCACCCTGACACCATTGAGGTTCTAACTCAGGCCCGTGATCCGGGTCGAGGACAGTGTGTGGTGGGCAGTTTGACTGGGGCGGTCTCCTCCCAAAGAGTAACGGAGGAGCGCGAAGGTACCCTCAGGCTGGTCGGAAATCAGCCAATGAGTGCAAGCGTAGAAGGGTGCTTAACTGCGAGACGGACAGGTCGAGCAGGTACGAAAGTAGGTGCTAGTGATCCGGTGGTTCTGAATGGAAGGGCCATCGCTCAACGGATAAAAGGTACTCCGGGGATAACAGGCTGATACCGCCCAAGAGTTCACATCGACGGCGGTGTTTGGCACCTCGATGTCGGCTCATCACATCCTGGGGCTGAAGCCGGTCCCAAGGGTATGGCTGTTCGCCATTTAAAGTGGTACGCGAGCTGGGTTTAGAACGTCGTGAGACAGTTCGGTCCCTATCTGCCGTGGACGTTGGAGATTTGAGAGGAGCTGTTCCTAGTACGAGAGGACCGGAATGGACGAACCGCTGGTGTTCGGGTTGTGATGCCAATCGCATTGCCCGGTAGCTATGTTCGGACGGGATAACCGCTGAAAGCATCTAAGCGGGAAGCCCCCCTCAAGATGAGATCTCCCTGGATCTTGAATCCTCTGAAGGGCCCTTGAAGACCACAAGGTTGATAGGTGGGGTGTGTAAGTGCTGTGAGGCATTGAGCTAACCCATACTAATTGCCCGTGCGGCTTGGCCATATAAGCTAAGAGACTTGGTTAAGCACTGGATAGACGAAGAGATTTTGTGATCGTCGCAAGCGCATGAAGATGCGAATAATCAAATTAGAGCCACCCTTATTTGAGTAAACCGGCGGCTGTGAGCGAGCGAAGAGTGAGCGAGCAGAGGAAGTAAGTCCGAGAGACTCAGCCAGAATTGCCTGGCGACCATAGCGACGTGGAACCACCTGATTCCATCCCGAACTCAGAAGTGAAACGCGTCAGCGCCGATGGTAGTGTGGGGTTTCCCCATGTGAGAGTAGGTCATCGCCAGGCATTGAAATACAGCAACCCCTGATCGGTAACGGTCAGGGGTTTTGCTTTTGGGGGTTTTGATTAGTTTAATGGCCTTACCTCTACGACGTATCTCTTCCTGATATAAATCCAAGTTATGTTGCATTGACCAATATTTATTGGTTCCGACTAGCAATAACCTTATAAAGTGCTTTTCAATTCGCCAATACGTGTATAGAACATGCATGTGTATGGACTACTTCATAGCTAATCACGACAAGTCTGGCCTAACTAATACAATGACTCTGTGCTTTATGCTGGTTGGGCACTCTGCAGGAATAATTCAAAAAAGAACAGGGGATATACGTCCATGAAAAAGGCACTGTTTAAGGCCGTTTTGGCTTCTGCGTTAGTATTCGGTGCGACGAATGCCACTGCTCAACAGTTCATCACTATTGGGACAGGCGGGGTGACAGGAGTTTATTACCCCACCGGAGGTGCTATCTGTAAGCTGGTGAACAAGGATCGCAAAGACCATGGTATTCGCTGTTCGGTTGAGAGTACTGGAGGGTCGGTCTACAACATCAATACCATTCGTGCAGGTGAGCTTGATTTTGGCGTAGCCCAGTCTGACGTTCAATACAATGCTTATGAAGGCAAAGATCAGTTTGCTGAGCAGGGCCCCTTCAAAGAGCTTCGCGCCGTATTTTCATTGCACCCAGAGGCACTGACAGTGGTCGCACGTGCGGACGCCAAAATCAGAACATTCGATGATATCAAAGGCAAGCGTGTCAACGTTGGCAATCCCGGTTCGGGCTCAAGAGATACCTTTGAGGTCTTGATGAAGGCCAAAGGCATGAGCATGGACGACCTAGCGTTGGCGGCTGAGTTAAAGCCCGCAGAACAAGCTCAAGCGCTTTGTGATAACAAAGTTGATGCGATTGTTTACGTTGTTGGGCATCCAAATGGTTCTATCAAAGAAGCGACAACTGCGTGCGATACCAATCTGGTCGATATCTCTGGACCCGTAGTAGATAAGTTGATCGCTGATCATCCGTATTATCGAGCTGCGGTTATTCCGGCCAGTATGTACCGAGGGGCTGATCATGACATTCACACCTTTGGTGTCGCGGCGACGTTGGTTAGCTCAACCAATACATCTGATGATGTCGTATACACCTTGACTAAAGCAGTATTTGAAAACTTTGATGATTTCAAACGACTGCATCCTGCCTTTGCTAATCTGACCAAAGAAGAGATGGTAAAAAGCGGCCTATCTGCGCCTCTGCATGAAGGAGCTGCCAAGTACTACAAGGAAGCAGGGTTGATTAAATAAGCTGCTGGTTAGCGGCTTCTTTATGGATCGTAGGGCGGTGGGCCGTCGTGCCAGCGACGTTAGATGGGCTGACATTACGCAAGGTGCTCCATCCAGTGATGCATTACATTCAGGTGTATAGTGTAAATAAAACTTACGTTTATTTGATGTTGTTGACGTATTACGGTTTAAAATCCACGCCTGCTAACACAATCAATTCAGACAAAAACTTGATGATTGGTTAAAAAGTAGGCGATACTTAACGGGTTTTCAGAGTAAGAGGAGGATACTGATGGATCTCGGCTCAGTGAGTGGCTCATCATATAGCTCCGTTAGTTACGGGGACTCTCTTGGCATCAAGGCTGTTCAGATGGCTAATCAGCAGCAAGAGCTGGTAGGTCAGCAGGTGCTTCAGCTGATTGATGAGAGTTCAGTAGGCAGCGGTCAACAGCCTGCCAAGCCCGATCCAAGTGGTCGTCTTGGTTTGAATGTGGATGTAACCGTGTAGTTGCTATCTTGAGTTCAAAAAGCCAGCCGGTATTTCGATACCCGCTGGCTTTTTTATTTCTGCTAGCCGTACGCCTTGAGCCAGAACACGGACGCCTGTATAAGGACAGGCTAGAATAATGCCCCGAATGTAGCAGACAGAGCCTCAACACTATGGCAGAACTCAAGAATGATCGCTTTCTTCGTGCGCTGATGCGTCAGCCTGTGGATTGCACACCCGTATGGATGATGCGTCAGGCCGGGCGCTACTTGCCTGAGTATCGTGCCAGCCGTAGTCAGGCTGGTGACTTCCTGAGTTTGTGCAAGAACCCTGATTTTGCCTGCGAAGTGACACTTCAGCCGCTTGAGCGCTTTCCGCTGGATGCTGCCATTCTGTTCTCTGATATTTTAACGATCCCCGATGCAATGGGCCTGGGGTTGTATTTTGAGACGGGTGAAGGTCCCCGATTCCGCAAAGTCATTCGTAGCGAAGCCGATATTGCCGCATTGCCTGTTCCTGATGCCCGGGCCGATCTGGGTTATGTCATGGACTGTGTTAGCACCATTCGTGCGGCGCTGAATGGCCGAGTGCCATTGATCGGTTTTTCTGGCAGCCCCTGGACTCTGGCTACCTATATGGTCGAGGGTGGATCGAGCAAGGACTTCCGCCATATCAAAGCCATGATGTACGACACACCGGAATTGATGCACGCATTGCTTGATAAGCTCGCGCAGTCAGTAACCAGTTACCTGAATGAACAGATCCGAAGTGGTGCCCAGGTGGTACAAATCTTCGATACCTGGGGAGGCAATCTCAGCGATCGTGCTTATCGGGAGTTCTCTCTGGCATATATGGACAAAATTGTGCAGGGCCTGATTCGGGAGCATGAAGGTCGGACTGTGCCAGTTATTCTGTTTACCAAGGGGGGCGGGCAGTGGCTTGAGCTGATGGCGGCGACGGGTGCTGATGCACTTGGCATCGACTGGACTACTGATATTGGTAATGCACGTCAGCGTGTAGGCCAGCGCGTCGCATTACAAGGCAATATGGACCCTTGTGTGCTGTATGCCAACCCTCAGCGGATTCGCGAAGAAGTTGCGACTATTCTGCAGTCCTTTGGCCATCATCCTGGTCATGTCTTTAATCTGGGACACGGGATTCACCAGTTCGTTGAACCAGAGCATGCCCGTGTGTTTGTGGAGGCCGTGCACGAGTTGAGTGCGGCTTACCATCAGTAATGTCAGGCAGTAAACCCGAGTAAGGAGAAGTCATGGATACCGGACTGACCGGCAAGCAGGCACTGGTCTGCGGCGCCAGCAAGGGCCTGGGGCGAGCATGTGCAGAAGCCCTGGCTGCAGAGGGTGTGCACCTGACGCTGGTGGCGCGCTCTGCCGCACCTCTTGCTGAAGCAGCATCGATGTTACGTCAGCGTTATGGGGTGGACGTACATGAGGTGGCGGTGGATATTACTACGCCTGCAGGCATTGATGCTGCGCTGGCAGCCTGTCCGGCACCGGATATTCTGGTGACCAATGCCGGTGGCCCTCCGCCAGGTAATTTCCGCGACTGGAGTCGAGAAGACTGGCACAAGGCAGTGGATGCGAACATGTTGACCCCCATTGAGCTGATCAAAGGAGTGGTGGATGGCATGATCTCCCGTCGTTTTGGCCGCATCGTCAATATTACGTCTGGTGCTGTTAAGGCCCCTATTGCGGTTCTGGGTCTGTCCAATGGTGCGCGTTCGGGTTTGACCGGTTTTGTCGCCGGTTTGGCGCGAGATGTGATTCAGCACAACGTTACTGTTAACAACCTGCTGCCGGGTCCGTTTGAGACTGACCGTCTGGTCCAGGTTTTTGTCGGTGAGGCTAAACGCCAGGGCATCAGCCCGGAACAGGCGAGGGAAAAGCGTTTGACCAGCCATCCGGCCAGACGCTTTGGTGAGCCAGCAGAGTTCGGTGCGGCATGCGCTTTCCTATGCAGTGTCCAGGCAGGCTACATCACCGGACAGAACCTGCTGATGGATGGGGGGGCTTACCCCGGTACGTTCTAACCTGACATTTTCAACTGAGCCCGCATACAGTGGGCTTTGTACTTTTCGCCCTCTGTACTCCAAGGAACACCATGGCCAAGCAAAAACTCGCCTATGTCTGTAATGAATGCGGTGAAGACTTCAGCAAATGGCAGGGGCAGTGCAGTAACTGTGGTAACTGGAACACTCTTTCAGAAGTACGCCTGGGTAGCGGTAAGCGCAGCACTAATAGCGCTGGGGGGTATGCTGGAGCTGCAGGGCAGCAGGCGCAGATTCTGGATCTGTCAGCGGTTGAGCTGAGCGAGACGCCACGCTTTTCTTCCGGTATCGGTGAGTTTGACCGTGTACTGGGGGGAGGTATGGTTCCCGGCTCTGCCATTCTGATTGGCGGCCACCCCGGTGCAGGTAAAAGTACCCTGTTGCTGCAGACCATGTGTCAGCTGGCACAACGTATGCCCGCACTCTATGTCAGTGGTGAAGAGTCACTGCAACAGATTGCGATGCGTGCGCAGCGGCTGAGTCTGCCTATGCAAGGGCTGAAGATGCTGGCTGAGACCAGCGTCGAACGCATTCTGGAAATGGCCACGCAATTGCAGCCCAAATTACTGGTAGTCGATTCGATTCAGGTAGTGCACACCGAGCTGATTGACTCTGCCCCCGGTGGTGTCAGCCAGGTCAGGGAGAGTGCTGCCATTCTGACACGTTTTGCCAAGCAGACAGGGACAGTACTGATGCTGGTCGGACATGTGACCAAGGACGGTACTCTTGCTGGCCCCAAAGTGCTGGAGCACATGATTGATGCATCGCTCCTGCTGGAGGGGAGTCATGACAGTCGCTTCCGGACTTTACGTGGTATCAAGAACCGTTTTGGCGCGGTTAACGAACTGGGGGTCTTTGCCATGCTGGAACAAGGCTTGAAGGAAATTAAAAACCCCAGTTCGATCTTCCTGCAGCGCACTGAGCACGCTGTACCCGGCAGTCTGGTGATGGTGGTATGGGAAGGGACGCGCCCCTTGCTGGTCGAAATCCAGGCACTCGTGGATGAGAGCCATCTGTCAGCGCCGCGTCGAGTGGCTGTTGGTCTGGAGCAAAACCGACTGGCGATGCTGTTGGCGGTGTTACATCGCCACGGCGGGCTGCATTGTGGTGATCAGGACGTCTTCGTCAATGTCGTCGGCGGGGTCAGGGTAGCTGAAACCAGTGCTGACCTTGCCTTGCTGCTGGCGATCGTATCCTCCTTCCGGGATCAGCCCTTGCCTCAGGATCTGGTGGTATTTGGTGAGGTAGGTCTGTCAGGAGAAATTCGTCCTGTTCCCAGTGGTCAGGAGCGGATACGCGAGGCGGCCAAACACGGCTTCAAACGGGCCATCGTGCCTGCCGCCAATGTGCCCAAGGGCGGAGTAGAGGGTATGGAGCTGGTGCCAGTGAAGTTCCTCAATGAGGCACTGGCCGCACTTTAATCTTTTTGAAGTGCTACTGCTGCTTTTCCAGCAGCTGCACCAGCTCGCGTTCGACCAGTGTGGTGTCGCCAAGATTCAGCTCCAGCATGCGCCGCAGGTGGGCGAGGCTTTCAACGTCGATTGCACGTACTTCACAACCGAGCAGGCCTTCTTCCGCATGCACAATGGTAACCGGCATCTGGATGGTTACCTCTTCTGACAGCGCCAGATCGACCCGGGCTGCTTCGCCGATCAGCGGTTCCATCTGCTCGGGTTGCATCAGCAATACGCCATGCAGGGAAACATCCAGCACGGTTACGGTGTAACGGTCTTTCGAGGTGGTCAGGTCTGCCTGCATTTCCAGTGGCAGGCGGGTAAAGCGACGCCGGTTGATCTTGTTATCCATGGCTCGATTCTCTTGGCTGGTCGAATGGTCTGCAGAAATTAAGTGTAGGTGCTCCGTGCAAAAAAAAGCCAGCCGTAATGGCTGGCTTGGCTTATCAACGTTGGCAGATCAGGCCAGACGTTTGTATTTGATGCGTTCTGGCTGGTGATCCTTGCCATAGCGCTTCTTATAGTCTGCAGCGTATTCGGTGTAGTTGCCTTCAAAGAAGACCACCTGCGAGTTACCTTCGTAGGCCAGCATATGCGTGCAGATACGGTCGAGGAACCAGCGATCGTGGGAGATCACCACCGCACTGCCGGGGAACACCAGCAGTGCCTCTTCCAACGCACGCAGGGTTTCCACGTCCAGATCGTTGGTCGGTTCGTCGAGCATCAGTACGTTGCCGCCTTCTTTGAGCAGTTTGGCCAGATGCAGACGGTTGCGCTCACCCCCGGACAGATCCTTGACCATTTTCTGCTGATCGGAACCTTTGAAGTTGAAACGGCCCAGATAGGCGCGGGAGGGGGTCTGGTAGGTGCCTACGGTGATGATGTCGGCGCCGCCTGACAGTTCTTCCCACACCGACTTGCTGCCATCCAGTTCACGCATCTGGTCGACATAAGCCAGCT
This Pokkaliibacter sp. MBI-7 DNA region includes the following protein-coding sequences:
- a CDS encoding TAXI family TRAP transporter solute-binding subunit; protein product: MKKALFKAVLASALVFGATNATAQQFITIGTGGVTGVYYPTGGAICKLVNKDRKDHGIRCSVESTGGSVYNINTIRAGELDFGVAQSDVQYNAYEGKDQFAEQGPFKELRAVFSLHPEALTVVARADAKIRTFDDIKGKRVNVGNPGSGSRDTFEVLMKAKGMSMDDLALAAELKPAEQAQALCDNKVDAIVYVVGHPNGSIKEATTACDTNLVDISGPVVDKLIADHPYYRAAVIPASMYRGADHDIHTFGVAATLVSSTNTSDDVVYTLTKAVFENFDDFKRLHPAFANLTKEEMVKSGLSAPLHEGAAKYYKEAGLIK
- the hemE gene encoding uroporphyrinogen decarboxylase — protein: MAELKNDRFLRALMRQPVDCTPVWMMRQAGRYLPEYRASRSQAGDFLSLCKNPDFACEVTLQPLERFPLDAAILFSDILTIPDAMGLGLYFETGEGPRFRKVIRSEADIAALPVPDARADLGYVMDCVSTIRAALNGRVPLIGFSGSPWTLATYMVEGGSSKDFRHIKAMMYDTPELMHALLDKLAQSVTSYLNEQIRSGAQVVQIFDTWGGNLSDRAYREFSLAYMDKIVQGLIREHEGRTVPVILFTKGGGQWLELMAATGADALGIDWTTDIGNARQRVGQRVALQGNMDPCVLYANPQRIREEVATILQSFGHHPGHVFNLGHGIHQFVEPEHARVFVEAVHELSAAYHQ
- a CDS encoding SDR family oxidoreductase, which codes for MDTGLTGKQALVCGASKGLGRACAEALAAEGVHLTLVARSAAPLAEAASMLRQRYGVDVHEVAVDITTPAGIDAALAACPAPDILVTNAGGPPPGNFRDWSREDWHKAVDANMLTPIELIKGVVDGMISRRFGRIVNITSGAVKAPIAVLGLSNGARSGLTGFVAGLARDVIQHNVTVNNLLPGPFETDRLVQVFVGEAKRQGISPEQAREKRLTSHPARRFGEPAEFGAACAFLCSVQAGYITGQNLLMDGGAYPGTF
- the radA gene encoding DNA repair protein RadA codes for the protein MAKQKLAYVCNECGEDFSKWQGQCSNCGNWNTLSEVRLGSGKRSTNSAGGYAGAAGQQAQILDLSAVELSETPRFSSGIGEFDRVLGGGMVPGSAILIGGHPGAGKSTLLLQTMCQLAQRMPALYVSGEESLQQIAMRAQRLSLPMQGLKMLAETSVERILEMATQLQPKLLVVDSIQVVHTELIDSAPGGVSQVRESAAILTRFAKQTGTVLMLVGHVTKDGTLAGPKVLEHMIDASLLLEGSHDSRFRTLRGIKNRFGAVNELGVFAMLEQGLKEIKNPSSIFLQRTEHAVPGSLVMVVWEGTRPLLVEIQALVDESHLSAPRRVAVGLEQNRLAMLLAVLHRHGGLHCGDQDVFVNVVGGVRVAETSADLALLLAIVSSFRDQPLPQDLVVFGEVGLSGEIRPVPSGQERIREAAKHGFKRAIVPAANVPKGGVEGMELVPVKFLNEALAAL
- a CDS encoding PilZ domain-containing protein, encoding MDNKINRRRFTRLPLEMQADLTTSKDRYTVTVLDVSLHGVLLMQPEQMEPLIGEAARVDLALSEEVTIQMPVTIVHAEEGLLGCEVRAIDVESLAHLRRMLELNLGDTTLVERELVQLLEKQQ